In Lotus japonicus ecotype B-129 chromosome 5, LjGifu_v1.2, one genomic interval encodes:
- the LOC130719006 gene encoding probable F-box protein At4g22060, with product MAFLSVPYAILPYLQETDHNDVDHDVEDNITPAHRSIFIVQENMLFEWKNMFKGYEGAWCVGSSRGWLMILDTEGCPFLLNPPSSTCIRLPTFSHAFMHRAGVTYSYFVQHLLDSFVSKAVLMRSPSSSQYTLAILFSYPCRLAFCTNSSTWVEPSGAKSFYCDIVFRDNILYALAEDGSLEKWDFHKEVPRKILDFKLTMEWDEEEEREFPRDKFSSKIYLVMSEGELLLVKRLVGDFVNADGEVVYEGYKPRGYDGDVICPYRTKHFMVYKLDYMKNKWVKKSTLHDRVLFLGANESASVSAKEFKRCEANSIYFTDDRSEEMNLDYSYGGIDWGVFNLEDRCVKLLTPFANKMNPPPVWVVPTSDDF from the coding sequence ATGGCTTTCCTCTCTGTTCCCTATGCGATCCTCCCCTACCTCCAAGAAACAGATCACAATGACGTTGATCATGATGTTGAAGACAACATAACCCCAGCTCATCGTTCCATCTTCATTGTGCAGGAAAACATGCTATTCGAGTGGAAGAACATGTTCAAGGGCTATGAAGGTGCCTGGTGTGTTGGTTCTTCCCGTGGTTGGCTTATGATTTTAGACACAGAAGGGTGTCCTTTTCTACTAAACCCACCTTCCTCCACTTGCATTCGGTTGCCAACATTTTCTCATGCATTCATGCACCGTGCCGGAGTCACATACTCTTATTTTGTGCAACACTTGCTGGATTCCTTTGTGTCCAAAGCAGTGCTCATGCGTTCTCCATCTTCTTCACAATACACACTTGCCATACTGTTTAGCTACCCATGCAGACTTGCCTTTTGCACTAACTCTTCAACATGGGTTGAACCCAGCGGTGCTAAGAGCTTTTATTGCGACATTGTGTTCCGCGACAACATCCTCTATGCTCTTGCGGAAGATGGGTCTCTTGAAAAATGGGATTTTCATAAAGAAGTTCCAAGAAAGATCCTAGATTTTAAACTAACTATGGAGTGGgacgaggaagaagagagagagttCCCGAGAGACAAGTTTTCGTCAAAGATATATTTGGTGATGTCAGAGGGAGAGTTATTGTTGGTGAAAAGACTTGTCGGAGATTTTGTCAATGCGGACGGTGAAGTGGTATATGAAGGATATAAACCACGTGGTTATGATGGTGATGTAATTTGTCCTTACAGAACGAAACATTTTATGGTGTATAAGCTTGACTATATGAAGAACAAGTGGGTAAAGAAGAGTACTTTGCATGACCGAGTTCTTTTTCTTGGTGCCAATGAGTCGGCTTCGGTGTCTGCCAAAGAGTTTAAAAGATGTGAAGCGAATTCGATTTACTTCACGGACGATAGAAGTGAAGAGATGAATTTGGACTATTCATATGGTGGGATTGATTGGGGTGTTTTCAACCTTGAAGATAGATGTGTCAAACTCCTCACTCCATTTGCAAATAAGATGAATCCACCACCTGTTTGGGTGGTTCCAACTTCAGATGACTTTTAA
- the LOC130719007 gene encoding uncharacterized protein LOC130719007: MAFCEDELFQILSWLPAKSLCKFKSACGWTLNFSKETYFCMKNAQNMLLQDDTGFFIQQDNGQRFSGRIESHSFNDEELLSSGVPQDFLSFLAKSAKIISSSNGLALCRSTSRESEVELFLCNPVMKTWLPVATPASVHEFPDVAVDVVFQCMNDNLDVDDYRITLIDGPLEWSSYRDLKVYSPKEGVWEAMEKSFFIGSRNMRFDMPVTLNNSLHIISDSSPSFTKSSPFFRPYIMAYNYESGESTMLRLPRDARRGSHDDSCNMGIFEWGKAKSSDHSICLVRYRKRVFTVWILEDYKSTLWRRVLKIRVKAMGLKEEDPRVEGFAVMNGDCLIFATEKKVYAYNLSGGKHLQRAKEICEHGLRGKVYFTSYSNTLRPCGTGATTFHG; encoded by the coding sequence ATGGCATTCTGTGAGGATGAGCTTTTTCAAATCCTTTCATGGCTTCCAGCTAAATCATTGTGCAAGTTCAAGAGTGCTTGTGGGTGGACCTTAAATTTCAGCAAAGAGACATATTTTTGCATGAAGAATGCACAAAATATGTTGTTACAAGATGATACTGGCTTCTTCATACAACAAGACAATGGTCAGAGGTTTAGTGGAAGAATTGAAAGCCACTCGTTCAATGATGAGGAATTATTATCTTCTGGGGTACCTCAAGATTTTCTAAGTTTCTTGGCGAAATCCGCGAAAATCATCTCATCTAGCAATGGACTAGCCTTGTGTCGAAGCACGTCGAGAGAGAGTGAAGTTGAGCTTTTTCTGTGCAATCCTGTGATGAAAACATGGCTCCCAGTTGCTACCCCTGCCAGTGTTCATGAATTCCCTGATGTTGCTGTGGATGTTGTGTTTCAGTGCATGAACGATAATCTTGATGTGGATGACTATAGAATAACCTTGATTGACGGCCCCCTTGAATGGTCATCATATCGTGATTTGAAAGTGTATTCTCCAAAGGAAGGTGTGTGGGAAGCCATGGAGAAAAGCTTCTTCATTGGTAGCAGGAACATGAGATTTGATATGCCGGTGACTCTGAATAATTCTCTCCACATCATATCTGATAGTTCTCCATCTTTTACCAAGTCAAGTCCTTTCTTTAGGCCATATATAATGGCTTACAATTATGAGAGTGGTGAATCAACAATGTTGAGGCTCCCAAGAGATGCAAGAAGGGGTTCTCATGATGATAGTTGCAACATGGGAATTTTTGAATGGGGGAAGGCGAAGAGTTCAGATCATTCAATTTGTTTAGTGAGGTACCGGAAGCGCGTCTTTACCGTATGGATCTTGGAAGACTACAAGTCAACTTTATGGAGAAGGGTTTTGAAAATAAGGGTGAAAGCGATGGGGTTGAAGGAGGAAGATCCAAGAGTTGAAGGGTTTGCCGTTATGAATGGTGATTGCTTGATTTTCGCCACAGAGAAAAAGGTTTATGCATATAATTTGTCTGGTGGCAAACATCTTCAGAGGGCAAAAGAAATATGTGAGCATGGATTGAGAGGCAAAGTTTATTTCACTTCTTATTCTAACACACTTCGACCATGTGGAACCGGTGCCACAACCTTTCATGGTTAA